A genomic segment from Conger conger chromosome 2, fConCon1.1, whole genome shotgun sequence encodes:
- the LOC133122755 gene encoding stonustoxin subunit beta-like has protein sequence MRAEVCVAGSVFYLNKRRKSDTRDIHLSITVMDAETIEIAALGRPLHPGMLYDCRNDTFIPGVLLWDQEAIRKDVDVKPQPLTRVDVSTCDSLSEKTQLMDVSASLTASFLAGLVGVGGSGSYLNDTLSSMRQCRATMHYKQTTQFKQLTMTQVGKVIYPEVFDKKSATHVVTAVLYGGEVFMVFDQMASNEEDKKVIQGNLDSSTIKIPKVDISSLGKLKLTDKEMKKVKKFSCTFHSNLALENNPTTYEEAVQLYKKLPELIGDGSKAVPVKVWLYPLTNLDQCAAQLVTKISENLVTLLEVRMGQLHKAQMRADDAIQRCEAIKVTDLKENLVKFKNILATYKDTVQNNLSKLLPAIRDGTEGEEKLVATLKFIDESSFTPDKMEKWLDDKESEVGVLESYINLLKHCDIVPPGPELNAVLGDPTIDRVCIFNFTSLKKEELYLSNLFECLASEEFRAMQNISVAQDLSFKEEAQPWFNDPQISAEMRRTLADFQFKLKFFKFLKHLKSKFIISYTSDPSRQGAVFYTFKQGKLQDETDSPYRNIESEDNSAKNKNKSYS, from the exons ATGAGAGCAGAAGTGTGTGTTGCAGgatctgtattttatttaaacaagcGGAGAAAATCAGACACGAGGGACATTCATCTGAGCATCACAG TCATGGATGCAGAGACTATTGAAATTGCAGCCCTTGGACGGCCCCTGCATCCTGGCATGCTGTATGACTGTCGCAAcgacacctttatcccag GAGTCTTACTGTGGGATCAAGAAGCCATCAGAAAAGATGTTGATGTGAAACCACAGCCCCTCACGCGTGTTGATGTTAGCACATGTGACTCTCTCAGTGAGAAGACCCAGCTGATGGATGTCAGTGCCTCGCTGACAGCAAGCTTCCTGGCAgggctggtgggggtgggggggtcgggCAGCTACCTGAATGACACATTGTCCTCCATGCGACAGTGCAGGGCCACAATGCACTACAAACAAACGACTCAGTTCAAGCAGCTGACTATGACCCAGGTGGGCAAAGTGATATACCCCGAAGTGTTTGACAAGAAGAGTGCCACCCATGTGGTGACAGCAGTACTGTATGGGGGTGAGGTCTTCATGGTCTTCGACCAGATGGCGTCAAATGAGGAGGACAAGAAAGTTATTCAGGGGAACCTGGATTCGTCCACCATTAAGATCCCTAAAGTTGATATCAGCAGTTTGGGAAAATTGAAGCTGACAGACAAGGAGATGAAGAAGGTGAAGAAGTTCAGCTGCACGTTCCACAGCAATTTAGCGCTGGAGAACAACCCCACCACTTATGAGGAAGCTGTGCAGTTGTACAAAAAGCTCCCGGAGCTAATAGGGGATGGGAGTAAAGCGGTGCCTGTGAAGGTCTGGCTCTATCCTCTGACAAACCTGGACCAATGCGCAGCCCAGCTGGTCACCAAGATCAGTGAAAATCTGGTGACACTTTTGGAAGTCAGGATGGGCCAGTTACACAAGGCCCAAATGAGAGCTGACGACGCCATACAACGATGTGAGGCCATTAAGGTCACCGATTTAAAAGAGAACCTGGtcaaattcaaaaacatatTGGCCACTTACAAAGACACCGTCCAGAATAATCTGAGCAAACTTCTGCCAGCTATCCGGGATGGGACAGAGGGGGAAGAGAAACTGGTGGCCACTCTGAAATTCATCGATGAGTCATCATTCACTCCTGACAAGATGGAAAAATGGCTTGATGATAAAGAGTCTGAAGTAGGGGTGCTGGAAAGCTACATCAATCTTCTGAAGCATTGTGACATTGTGCCACCTGGACCTGAGCTGAATGCAGTTCTCGGTGATCCAACCATTGACCGTGTCTGCATCTTCAACTTCACCTCTCTGAAGAAGGAGGAGCTGTACCTCTCAAACCTGTTTGAGTGCCTGGCTTCTGAAGAGTTCAGGGCAATGCAAAACATCTCTGTAGCTCAGGACCTCAGCTTCAAAGAGGAGGCCCAGCCTTGGTTCAATGACCCACAGATCTCTGCGGAGATGAGACGTACACTGGCAGATTTTCAGTTCAAATtgaaattttttaaatttctcaAACATTTAAAATCTAAATTCATCATTAGCTACACTTCAGACCCCTCACGCCAAGGAGctgttttttatacatttaaacaagGGAAACTGCAAGACGAGACAGATTCCCCATACAGGAACATTGAAAGTGAAGAcaatagtgcaaaaaacaaaaataaatcttattcaTGA
- the LOC133122827 gene encoding E3 ubiquitin-protein ligase rnf213-alpha, with protein sequence MQVDSYLREVLRMDRTAPHILKALSSCSLRHCVALWQFLSSLKSESMLRLKRDPFEGMLGQYREPLDEEGRRLLMGFCSRGSVDAFLQETHQLLLLRLSTNQDPEQYRPDWGLKDTLQSFMEHKDMDLPPEVEELFPGALRLSQALEVWRFTVAFKQGR encoded by the exons ATGCAGGTGGACTCTTACCTGCGCGAGGTGCTGAGGATGGACCGCACCGCCCCCCACATCCTGAAG GCCCTCAGTAGCTGCAGTCTGAGgcactgtgtggctctgtggcagTTCCTCTCCTCGCTCAAATCAGAGAGCATGCTGCGGCTAAAGAGG gacCCGTTCGAGGGCATGTTGGGTCAGTACAGGGAGCCCCTGGATGAGGAGGGGCGGAGGCTGCTGATGGGGTTCTGCAGCCGGGGCAGTGTGGACGCTTTCCTGCAGGAGACGCACCAACTCCTCCTGCTGCGTCTCAGCACCAACCAGGACCCGGAGCAGTACAGACCTGActgggg TCTGAAGGACACACTGCAGTCTTTCATGGAACACAAAGACATGGACCTGCCGCCTGAGGTGGAGGAGCTGTTCCCAGGGGCCCTGCGGCTGTCCCAGGCCCTGGAGGTCTGGAGGTTCACCGTGGCCTTCAAACAGGGCCGCTAG
- the LOC133122886 gene encoding stonustoxin subunit beta-like, translated as MDAETIEIAALGRPLQPGMLYDCRRDTFIPGVSLWDQESIRKDVDVKPQPLTHVYVSTRDSLSEKTQLMEISASLTASFIAGLVTVERSGSYLNDTLSSMRQCRATIHYKKIIEFKQLTMTQLGNVIYPEVFEQKSATHVVTGVLYGGEVFMVFDQMASNEEDKQVIQGNLDSSTNKIPKVDVSSSGKVKLTDTEMKKVQKFSCTFHSNLALENNPTTYEEAVQLYKNLPELMGDGSKAVPVKVWLYPLMNLDPHAAQLVTKISVDLVTLLEVQMGQLHEAQMRADDTTQRCEAIKVTDLKEKLVKFKNILATYKDTLQNNLKKLLPAIRDGTEGKEKLEAMLKFINESSFTPDKMRKWLDDKESEVGVLENYINLLKHCDIVTPGPELISVLGDPAIDRICIFNFTSLKEEEPYLSNLFECLACEEFRKMENISVAQGRSFKEEAQPWFNDRQISAEMRRTLARFQFKVKMLKFLKHLKSKFIISYTSDPSRQGAVFRTFKQGKLQDETDFPYGNIESEDRKQV; from the exons ATGGATGCAGAGACTATTGAAATTGCAGCCCTTGGACGACCCCTGCAGCCTGGCATGCTGTATGACTGTCGCAGagacacctttatcccag GAGTCTCACTGTGGGATCAAGAATCCATCAGAAAAGATGTGGATGTGAAACCACAGCCCCTCACGCATGTTTATGTTAGCACACGTGACTCTCTCAGTGAGAAGACCCAGCTGATGGAGATCAGTGCCTCGCTGACAGCAAGCTTCATAGCAGGGCTTGTGACGGTGGAGAGGTCGGGCAGCTACCTGAATGACACATTGTCCTCCATGCGACAGTGCAGGGCCACAATACACTATAAAAAAATTATCGAGTTCAAGCAACTGACTATGACCCAATTGGGCAATGTGATATACCCCGAAGTGTTTGAGCAGAAGAGTGCCACCCATGTGGTGACAGGAGTACTGTATGGGGGTGAGGTCTTCATGGTCTTCGACCAGATGGCGTCAAATGAGGAGGACAAGCAAGTTATTCAGGGGAACCTGGATTCGTCCACCAATAAGATCCCTAAAGTTGATGTCAGCAGTTCGGGAAAAGTGAAGCTGACAGACACGGAGATGAAGAAGGTGCAGAAGTTCAGCTGCACGTTCCACAGCAATTTAGCGCTGGAGAACAACCCCACCACTTATGAGGAGGCCGTGCAGTTGTACAAAAACCTCCCGGAGCTGATGGGGGATGGGAGTAAAGCGGTGCCTGTGAAGGTCTGGCTCTATCCTCTGATGAACCTGGACCCACATGCAGCCCAGCTGGTCACCAAGATCAGTGTGGATCTGGTGACACTTTTGGAAGTCCAGATGGGCCAGTTGCACGAGGCCCAAATGAGAGCCGACGACACCACACAACGATGTGAGGCCATTAAGGTCACCGATTTAAAAGAGAAGCTGGtcaaattcaaaaacatatTGGCCACTTACAAAGACACCCTCCAGAATAATCTAAAAAAGCTTCTGCCAGCTATCCGGGATGGGACAGAGGGGAAAGAGAAACTGGAGGCCATGCTGAAATTCATCAATGAGTCATCGTTCACTCCTGACAAGATGAGAAAATGGCTTGATGATAAAGAGTCTGAAGTAGGGGTGCTGGAAAACTACATCAATCTTCTGAAGCATTGTGACATTGTGACACCTGGACCTGAGCTGATCTCAGTTCTTGGTGATCCAGCCATTGACCGTATCTGCATCTTCAACTTCACCTCTctgaaggaggaggagccgtACCTCTCAAACCTGTTTGAGTGCCTGGCTTGTGAAGAGTtcaggaaaatggaaaatatctCTGTAGCTCAGGGCCGCAGCTTCAAAGAGGAGGCCCAGCCTTGGTTCAATGACCGACAGATCTCTGCGGAGATGAGACGTACACTGGCACGTTTTCAGTTCaaagtgaaaatgttaaaatttcTCAAACATTTAAAATCTAAATTCATCATAAGCTACACTTCAGACCCCTCACGCCAAGGAGCTGTTTTTCGTACATTTAAACAAGGGAAACTGCAAGACGAGACAGATTTCCCCTACGGGAACATTGAAAGTGAAGACAGAAAGCAGGTATAA